From Streptomyces sp. CMB-StM0423, a single genomic window includes:
- a CDS encoding DUF6895 family protein has translation MTAPGPADPVRTAALRLGTGALGWLHRNRAQSTFADGATAELAEPDSVYKPLAELALAGSLVVRDASLPAPEHDAAGALLDFAWDQLRGGDLLYERQLRFPAMTDPLETYVHFHRAGYRHEPLQALLAHLTSLTSYREYEHVPNRRMAVANATRIIGVADRTDWPARTAATWLGTVPEPWTMDWMTAYHMTHTVFHLTDWGAQPEALPPRLRDYLATWLPVWTDVWLEIEEWDLVAELLIVDACMPDPSFEPAAWRRLAAAQHDDGMLPRDGRTDVGDEDGRFDDHYHTAVVATAAASLVLSRLGA, from the coding sequence ATGACCGCTCCCGGGCCGGCGGATCCGGTGCGTACCGCGGCACTGCGCCTGGGCACCGGGGCGCTGGGCTGGCTGCACCGCAACCGCGCGCAGAGCACGTTCGCCGACGGCGCGACGGCCGAACTGGCCGAGCCCGACAGCGTCTACAAGCCGCTGGCCGAACTGGCGCTCGCCGGATCTCTGGTGGTGCGCGACGCCTCGCTCCCCGCCCCCGAGCACGACGCGGCCGGCGCACTCCTCGACTTCGCCTGGGACCAGCTCCGCGGCGGCGACCTGCTCTACGAGCGGCAGTTGCGGTTCCCCGCCATGACCGACCCGCTGGAGACGTACGTCCACTTCCACCGCGCCGGCTACCGGCACGAGCCGCTGCAGGCGCTGCTCGCCCACCTGACGTCCCTCACCTCGTACCGCGAGTACGAGCACGTGCCCAACCGCCGCATGGCGGTGGCCAACGCGACCCGGATCATCGGCGTCGCCGACCGCACCGACTGGCCCGCGCGCACCGCGGCCACCTGGCTCGGAACGGTGCCAGAGCCGTGGACCATGGACTGGATGACGGCGTACCACATGACCCACACCGTCTTCCATCTCACCGACTGGGGCGCGCAACCGGAGGCCCTGCCGCCCCGCCTGCGGGACTATCTGGCGACCTGGCTGCCGGTGTGGACGGACGTGTGGCTGGAGATCGAGGAGTGGGATCTCGTCGCCGAACTCCTCATCGTCGACGCCTGCATGCCGGATCCGTCCTTCGAACCGGCCGCCTGGCGGCGGCTGGCCGCCGCGCAGCACGACGACGGGATGCTCCCGCGCGACGGGCGGACCGATGTGGGCGACGAGGACGGGCGGTTCGACGACCACTACCACACCGCCGTGGTCGCCACGGCCGCCGCGTCTCTCGTGCTCTCGCGCCTGGGCGCCTAG